From a region of the Georgenia yuyongxinii genome:
- a CDS encoding glycosyltransferase, translating into MWTVDVDPSPLAALAAQLDDVAERRFTAGAERARTLLAGRRVWNVSATATGGVGELLRTLLPYVRDAGIDARWLVVDGDEQFFRIATRLHHVLHAHPVDGGPLGAEEMAHYDRVLARNLDEVRENIAAGDVVLLHDPATVGLAPELRRRGALVVWRCHIGTDAPDGVTDLAWAFLEPSIAQADRVVLSRATYRPGFLDAAVVRVISPSVDPLSAKNRMLEPAEVEQLLLDAGLLAGDVPAGAPAAVAASGDDGGPPVSADVPTGATMRAGGPVPANARMLLQVSRWDRLKDMSGLLIAFDEGFEDLPEDVHLLLAGEEVAPHDSAAAEILADCLQMWEGLEPAVRARTHVACLPLVDRERNALLVNALQRRAAVIVQKSLAEGFGLTVAEALWKGRPVVATAVGGIQDQIADGTNGLLVKDPTDLHGLVAAVARLLAEPAFAEQLGLAAHDRVRRDFLSDRHLLQYVDLLDELL; encoded by the coding sequence ATGTGGACCGTCGACGTCGACCCCTCCCCGCTGGCGGCGCTCGCCGCCCAGCTGGACGACGTCGCCGAGCGGCGGTTCACCGCCGGCGCCGAGCGGGCCCGCACCCTGCTGGCCGGCCGGCGCGTGTGGAACGTCAGCGCCACCGCGACCGGCGGAGTCGGCGAGCTGCTGCGGACGCTGCTCCCCTACGTGCGCGACGCCGGGATCGACGCGCGTTGGCTCGTGGTCGACGGCGACGAGCAGTTCTTCCGGATCGCCACCCGACTGCACCACGTGCTGCACGCCCACCCCGTCGACGGCGGGCCGCTGGGCGCCGAGGAGATGGCCCACTACGACCGCGTGCTGGCCCGAAACCTCGACGAGGTGCGGGAGAACATCGCCGCCGGCGACGTCGTGCTCCTGCACGATCCGGCCACCGTCGGCCTGGCGCCCGAGCTCCGCCGTCGCGGCGCGCTCGTGGTGTGGCGCTGCCACATCGGTACCGACGCGCCCGACGGCGTCACCGACCTGGCGTGGGCCTTCCTCGAACCCTCGATCGCCCAGGCGGACCGCGTGGTGCTCTCCCGCGCCACCTACCGGCCCGGCTTCCTCGACGCCGCCGTCGTGCGGGTCATCTCCCCCTCCGTGGACCCGCTGTCGGCGAAGAACCGCATGCTCGAGCCCGCAGAGGTCGAGCAGCTGCTGCTGGACGCCGGCCTCCTCGCCGGTGACGTCCCGGCCGGGGCGCCTGCCGCCGTCGCCGCGTCCGGAGACGACGGCGGCCCGCCAGTCTCCGCCGACGTCCCCACCGGCGCCACGATGCGCGCCGGCGGCCCAGTCCCCGCGAACGCCCGGATGCTGCTGCAGGTCTCGCGCTGGGACCGCCTCAAGGACATGTCCGGGCTGCTCATCGCGTTCGACGAGGGCTTCGAGGACCTGCCCGAGGACGTCCACCTGCTCCTCGCGGGCGAGGAGGTGGCGCCGCACGACAGCGCCGCCGCCGAGATTCTCGCGGACTGCCTGCAGATGTGGGAGGGCCTCGAGCCCGCCGTCCGCGCCCGCACCCACGTGGCCTGCCTGCCGCTGGTCGACCGGGAGCGCAACGCCCTCCTGGTCAACGCCCTGCAGCGCCGCGCCGCCGTCATCGTGCAGAAGAGCCTGGCGGAGGGCTTCGGGCTCACCGTGGCCGAGGCGCTGTGGAAGGGCCGGCCCGTGGTGGCGACGGCCGTCGGCGGCATCCAGGACCAGATCGCCGACGGCACCAACGGCCTGCTGGTCAAGGACCCGACCGACCTGCACGGCCTCGTGGCCGCCGTTGCCCGGCTCCTCGCCGAACCGGCTTTCGCCGAGCAGCTTGGCCTGGCCGCGCACGACCGGGTGCGCCGCGACTTCCTCTCCGACCGGCACCTGCTCCAGTACGTGGACCTCCTGGACGAGCTCCTCTGA